The genomic stretch AAACGCAACCGTGGCTTACACTCAAGCTTCATCGTTCGTAAGATTTCATCTGGCGAAGGTGTTGAGCGTACATTCCAAACTTACTCACCATTGATCGCTAGCATTGAAGTTAAGCGTCGCGGTGATGTGCGTCGTGCTAAGTTGTACTACTTGCGTGACCGTTCAGGTAAGTCAGCACGTATTAAGGAAAAATTACAGGCTCGTACAAAAGAAGCGGTTGCTGAGTAATCAGTTATCTTTAGTACGCTTGTTAATAAAGGCAGCCTCGGCTGCCTTTATTTTTTCATTCGCATTATTTGAATGATTTGTTCTGAACTTCTATAAACTAATGCCATGTCATCGGATGATTTAACCCTTCAGCCATCAAGTCTTGAACAGCGAAAGCCGCGCGTACCAAGTTTTGATCCGCAGGCTATGCCTGTGGTAGCAAGGGATACACATTTAAGTCCAGTAGAGAGGCATTTGTTGTCGATCACTGGGATGCGCCAACGTTTTTTGGAAGATAAGGAGTGGGCGGTTGAATTAACCGATGAAAACCGCTCGGTCTTGGCAGCTAAAAATGCAATGGCGGCGGGTCGAGGTGGTGTACCAACTCCGGCTGCTGTATTGGTGCCGATGGTGGCTTACGAGGATGAGCTTAAGATTCTCTTAACCAAGCGAACCAGTCATCTCCATGATCATCCCGGCCAAATTAGTTTTCCTGGGGGTAGAACGGATCCTGAAGATGTTTCTCCTGAGCATACCGCTTTGCGTGAAGCCCAAGAGGAAATTGGATTGCCTGAGAGTTATGTAGAAATTTTGGGGCGCTTACCGCATTACTTAACAATTACTGGATATCAGGTGACGCCTATTGCTGCCTTGGTAAAGCCGGGCTGTGTGTATCAACCTGATCCATTTGAAGTTGATGAGATTTTTGAAGTGCCGATGAGTTTTTTGATGAATCCTCATCACCATGAACGTAGAATGTGGCAAAGTCCTGAAGGTGCGCGACAGTTTTATTCTATGCCTTATGAGAATAAATTTATCTGGGGTGCAACTGCGGGTATGCTACGTAACCTTTATCATTTTTTAAGAGCATGACATTCTTTTCTATTCTTTTCGCGCTCATCGCTGAGCAATATAAGCCGGTTGAAAAAGATCACTGGCTCCGACACTTTCTTGAAAACTGGTTGGACCTTGCCGTTAAAAACGTCGATACAGGATCTGAGGGTAGTGGTCGTTTAGCCTGTCTATTAGCGTTTGCACCACCAGTAATTGTGGTTTTATTGGTGCATTTTGTTTTATTGGCGACTCAACCATTATTAGCGTTCGCTTGGAACGTCTTAATTGTTTATCTTTTCTTGGGTTTCAGACAGTTCAGTCATCCATTCACAGCGATTCATGAAGCTTTATTGGAGCATAATTTAGAAGAGGCAAGAAGGGTCTTGGCGGAGTGGCAGGGACCTGGTGTTAATACAGATACGATGACCGAGTCAGAAGTGATTTGCTTGGCCCTTGAACGCGCCATTGTTG from Polynucleobacter sp. MWH-Spelu-300-X4 encodes the following:
- the rplS gene encoding 50S ribosomal protein L19, giving the protein MNIIESIEQEEIARLTANKAVPTFAPGDTVVVNVNVVEGTRKRVQAYEGVVIAKRNRGLHSSFIVRKISSGEGVERTFQTYSPLIASIEVKRRGDVRRAKLYYLRDRSGKSARIKEKLQARTKEAVAE
- a CDS encoding CoA pyrophosphatase; the protein is MSSDDLTLQPSSLEQRKPRVPSFDPQAMPVVARDTHLSPVERHLLSITGMRQRFLEDKEWAVELTDENRSVLAAKNAMAAGRGGVPTPAAVLVPMVAYEDELKILLTKRTSHLHDHPGQISFPGGRTDPEDVSPEHTALREAQEEIGLPESYVEILGRLPHYLTITGYQVTPIAALVKPGCVYQPDPFEVDEIFEVPMSFLMNPHHHERRMWQSPEGARQFYSMPYENKFIWGATAGMLRNLYHFLRA